Proteins found in one Channa argus isolate prfri chromosome 7, Channa argus male v1.0, whole genome shotgun sequence genomic segment:
- the eny2 gene encoding transcription and mRNA export factor ENY2: MSNVKESRMRATINQKLTEMGERERLKELLRAKLTECGWKDQMKAHCKEVIKEKGLDHVTVEDLVVEITPKGRALVPDSVKKELLQRIRAFLAQHAT; the protein is encoded by the exons ATGAGTAATGTAAAAGAGTCCAGAATGAGAGCAACAATAAACCAGAAGCTGACAGAGATGGGCGAGCGAGAGAG ACTGAAAGAGTTACTGAGAGCTAAGCTCACTGAATGTGGATGGAAGGACCAGATGAAGGCCCACTGCAAAG AAGTCATCAAAGAAAAAGGCTTGGATCATGTAACGGTTGAGGACCTGGTGGTGGAGATCACTCCAAAAGGAAGAG CCTTGGTGCCAGACAGTGTCAAGAAGGAGCTTCTGCAGAGAATAAGAGCCTTTTTAGCTCAGCATGCCACATAA